One Sporomusaceae bacterium ACPt DNA window includes the following coding sequences:
- the xynR_2 gene encoding HTH-type transcriptional regulator XynR — MKKSEGNSDNIIQALSKGLSVLECFKDIDEYGITEIGDIANLPDSSVQRIVHTLEMKGYLYQNPDNKKYRLTPKVLLICAKSGNLIRWREQARKQMIILNELCGENVNLAIRQDDMCSYIELVESKHLLRPHFTLGDFYPVYCTSLGRSLLSDLTDHEIDVLLPKVLEARTPFTLTDRRKVIEKIKEIKQTKYAIDDEEFYLGLCCIGSPIYGIGNKVIAALSVIAPKVRMDEKTIEKLIPAVITTAQNISEEYRTIFS; from the coding sequence GTGAAAAAATCTGAAGGAAACAGTGACAATATCATTCAAGCTTTATCCAAAGGGCTAAGTGTGCTTGAATGTTTCAAGGATATAGATGAATATGGTATAACTGAAATAGGGGATATCGCTAATCTCCCGGATAGTAGCGTACAAAGAATTGTTCACACTTTAGAAATGAAAGGCTATCTGTATCAAAACCCGGATAATAAGAAATATCGTTTAACCCCTAAGGTCTTGTTAATTTGCGCTAAAAGTGGAAACTTGATTAGATGGCGGGAGCAAGCAAGAAAACAGATGATTATCCTAAATGAGTTGTGTGGTGAGAATGTAAATTTAGCCATTCGCCAGGATGATATGTGCAGTTACATTGAGCTTGTTGAGTCGAAACACTTACTCCGGCCTCATTTTACCCTTGGTGATTTCTATCCGGTTTATTGCACATCGTTAGGCCGGAGCCTCTTATCTGACTTGACAGACCATGAGATTGATGTATTACTGCCGAAAGTATTAGAGGCGCGTACCCCGTTTACTCTGACCGACCGACGCAAAGTAATTGAAAAAATTAAAGAAATTAAACAAACAAAGTATGCGATTGATGACGAAGAATTCTATTTGGGCCTGTGCTGCATCGGGAGTCCCATATATGGAATAGGAAATAAAGTAATAGCGGCGCTGAGTGTTATTGCTCCTAAAGTGAGGATGGATGAAAAAACAATTGAGAAGCTTATTCCGGCGGTAATCACTACGGCTCAAAACATTTCTGAAGAATATAGGACGATATTCTCCTGA
- the ribZ_2 gene encoding Riboflavin transporter RibZ has protein sequence MQAKLQNFHHYRWLIFCVVSLGTFMATLTSSIVNVGLPLITAAVNTDITTAQWVVTAYLLVITSLLPIMGRLGDIWGRRKVYGFGFIGFTAGSLLCGISASIGMLIGFRVIQAVGASALMANAMAIVTGNFPQSERGKVLGMIGAVVALGSLSGPSLGGVLVEHFGWHSIFFVNIPVGILGYAGVQLVLPVDRDLLAEPIDYLGAALFTAGMAGFLLALSNGTEWGWNSLNTMMSVGVAVIAFAAFIWHEKRISHPMLELSIFKNWAFSAGNLAGTLSFMAMFANTMLLPFFLHDVLAFPPGKIGLIMSTFPVVMAVTAPVSGTLSDKIGPVILTTSGLGLMALGLVLTASLHLDSKLWVIMAGQAVMGLGNGMFQSPNNNSVMSAVQPSQLGVAGGINALARNFGMVCGTAVAVSIFEYRRLAILSGIGQPTPLQQTAAFMTGYHNALIVGACLAGLGALVSFNRAKK, from the coding sequence GTGCAAGCAAAATTGCAGAATTTTCACCACTACCGGTGGCTAATATTTTGTGTCGTTAGTTTAGGAACATTTATGGCGACGCTAACGTCTTCGATCGTTAATGTTGGCTTACCCCTGATTACGGCAGCAGTAAACACTGATATTACTACTGCCCAGTGGGTGGTAACCGCGTATTTACTGGTTATCACCAGTCTGCTGCCTATTATGGGGCGGCTGGGAGACATATGGGGACGGCGGAAAGTATATGGCTTTGGTTTTATTGGTTTTACGGCCGGGTCGCTATTGTGCGGTATTTCTGCTTCTATTGGCATGTTGATCGGATTTAGAGTTATTCAGGCAGTAGGGGCGTCCGCACTTATGGCTAACGCAATGGCTATTGTGACTGGAAACTTTCCGCAAAGTGAACGGGGAAAGGTTTTAGGGATGATCGGCGCCGTTGTTGCATTGGGCAGTCTTAGCGGTCCCAGTTTGGGGGGCGTGCTGGTTGAACATTTTGGTTGGCATTCGATATTTTTTGTCAACATTCCTGTTGGTATTTTGGGGTATGCCGGTGTGCAACTGGTTTTACCTGTTGACCGGGATTTACTCGCGGAACCGATTGATTACCTGGGGGCGGCGTTATTTACGGCCGGCATGGCCGGCTTTCTGCTGGCGTTAAGTAATGGAACTGAGTGGGGCTGGAATTCGCTTAATACCATGATGAGTGTCGGCGTCGCAGTTATAGCTTTTGCGGCATTCATTTGGCATGAGAAAAGGATTTCACATCCAATGCTTGAATTATCGATTTTTAAAAACTGGGCTTTTTCCGCCGGTAATTTAGCGGGAACGCTTTCCTTTATGGCTATGTTCGCCAATACCATGCTGTTGCCGTTTTTTCTCCATGATGTGCTTGCTTTTCCACCGGGAAAAATCGGACTGATCATGTCGACCTTTCCGGTAGTTATGGCGGTAACCGCACCTGTAAGCGGGACATTGTCGGACAAAATCGGGCCTGTTATTTTAACCACAAGTGGCTTGGGGTTAATGGCGCTGGGATTGGTGTTAACGGCCAGTCTCCACCTTGATTCCAAGCTTTGGGTGATTATGGCCGGGCAGGCGGTAATGGGGCTGGGAAATGGGATGTTTCAGTCGCCCAATAATAATAGCGTCATGAGTGCCGTCCAGCCCAGTCAACTCGGGGTAGCGGGCGGGATAAACGCTTTGGCCCGTAATTTTGGTATGGTATGTGGGACTGCTGTTGCCGTGTCTATTTTTGAATACCGGCGCCTTGCTATTCTCAGCGGGATTGGTCAGCCCACTCCCTTGCAGCAAACAGCGGCCTTTATGACCGGTTATCATAACGCGCTCATCGTGGGCGCTTGTTTGGCAGGGTTAGGGGCGTTGGTTTCCTTTAACCGTGCCAAAAAGTAA